In a genomic window of Virgibacillus sp. SK37:
- the dnaN gene encoding DNA polymerase III subunit beta, which translates to MKFIIQRDQLIASIQDVMKAISSRTVVPILTGMKIEVKQHGITLTGSDSDISIESYIPAEEDGNVNVEQIEEGSIVLQAKYFPDIVRKLPEKTVEIEADENLKVTIRSGKAEFNLNGQDAEEYPQLPKLQTDDSFELPTDLLKSLIKQTVFAVSTMETRPILTGVHIKLEEGNLTFTATDSHRLASREVPVSDSNTAFPSVVVPGKSLNELNKILDDTEEPVEISVTNNQILFRAKNLNFLSRLLDGNYPETSRLIPEQSKTVLYAKTKELLNTIDRASLLAKEERNNVVRLNTQGDKVINITGNSPEVGTVSEEIVVQSMEGEELKISFSSKYMIDALKAIEYEEVKVEFTGAMRPFIIRPANEDPILQLILPVRTF; encoded by the coding sequence ATGAAATTTATTATTCAACGTGATCAATTAATTGCAAGCATACAGGATGTAATGAAAGCAATATCTTCTAGAACAGTTGTACCGATATTAACTGGTATGAAAATTGAAGTGAAACAACATGGAATTACTCTCACAGGAAGTGATTCTGATATATCCATTGAATCTTATATACCAGCTGAGGAAGATGGTAATGTAAATGTAGAGCAAATTGAAGAAGGTAGTATTGTATTACAAGCAAAATATTTTCCTGATATTGTTCGTAAATTACCAGAAAAAACAGTTGAGATCGAGGCTGATGAAAATTTAAAGGTTACCATTCGCTCAGGTAAAGCTGAATTTAATCTTAATGGACAAGATGCAGAGGAATATCCTCAACTACCTAAGTTACAAACAGATGATAGTTTTGAATTACCAACAGATTTACTTAAAAGTTTAATAAAGCAAACGGTATTCGCTGTTTCAACAATGGAAACACGCCCAATTTTAACAGGGGTTCATATTAAACTGGAAGAAGGTAACTTAACATTTACTGCTACAGACAGTCACCGTCTTGCTTCCCGCGAAGTGCCAGTAAGTGATTCTAACACAGCATTCCCTTCTGTCGTTGTTCCTGGTAAAAGTCTAAATGAATTAAACAAAATTCTCGATGATACAGAAGAACCAGTAGAAATTAGTGTTACAAATAATCAAATTCTCTTCCGTGCAAAGAACCTTAATTTTCTATCCCGTTTATTGGATGGAAACTATCCGGAAACTTCTCGTCTGATTCCAGAGCAAAGTAAAACAGTATTGTATGCAAAAACAAAAGAATTGCTAAACACGATTGATCGTGCGTCACTTTTAGCTAAAGAAGAGCGAAATAATGTTGTTCGTTTAAATACCCAAGGCGATAAAGTTATTAATATTACAGGGAATTCTCCAGAGGTAGGTACCGTTTCAGAAGAAATCGTTGTACAATCCATGGAAGGCGAAGAATTAAAAATTTCTTTCAGCTCTAAATATATGATTGATGCACTGAAAGCAATTGAATATGAAGAAGTTAAAGTAGAGTTTACAGGAGCTATGCGCCCATTCATTATTCGTCCAGCAAATGAAGATCCAATTTTACAACTCATCTTACCAGTACGGACGTTTTAA
- the yaaA gene encoding S4 domain-containing protein YaaA — MHEQIEINTEYIALGQFIKLANILESGGMVKSFLQEEGVLVNGELEHRRGRKLYPSDVVEIEGIGSYIVVKEGE; from the coding sequence ATGCATGAACAAATTGAAATAAATACGGAATATATTGCATTAGGGCAATTTATTAAGCTTGCCAACATTTTAGAATCCGGCGGAATGGTGAAATCATTTCTTCAGGAAGAAGGTGTTTTAGTAAACGGTGAGCTGGAACATAGACGAGGGAGGAAGCTTTATCCCAGCGATGTTGTGGAAATTGAAGGGATCGGCTCTTATATCGTGGTAAAAGAGGGCGAATAA
- the recF gene encoding DNA replication/repair protein RecF: MHIDQLQLRNFRNYDKLDIEFDDKINVIIGENAQGKTNLMEAIYLLAFTKSHRTPREKELIQWEQEYAKIEGRITKRNRSFPLEIVISSKGKKAKLNRLEQKRLSDYIGALNVVMFAPEDLSLVKGAPQIRRRFVDMELGQIQPKYIYHLGQYQKVLKQRNYLLKQLQRRREQDRTMLQVLTEQLVEHAATLLERRFVFIDLLQKWASPIHHGISRQLEDLELRYSPTIEVSEAADREKIVTAYLEKFYEIQEKEIERGTTLIGPHRDDLLFYVNKKNVQVYGSQGQQRTTALSVKLAEIELIYNEVGEYPVLLLDDVLSELDDYRQSHLLNTIQGKVQTFVSTTSVDGINHQTLEKAELFKVRDGIVDT, translated from the coding sequence ATGCATATAGACCAATTACAATTAAGGAATTTTCGGAATTACGATAAATTGGATATCGAATTTGATGACAAGATAAACGTTATTATCGGCGAAAATGCCCAAGGGAAAACAAATTTAATGGAAGCCATCTATTTGTTAGCCTTTACTAAGTCACATCGTACTCCCAGAGAAAAAGAATTAATCCAATGGGAGCAGGAATATGCTAAAATAGAAGGTAGGATTACAAAACGAAATCGCTCGTTTCCTCTGGAAATTGTTATTTCTTCAAAAGGCAAGAAGGCCAAGCTAAATCGTTTGGAGCAAAAACGTTTAAGTGACTATATCGGAGCTCTGAATGTAGTCATGTTTGCTCCGGAGGATTTAAGCCTGGTCAAAGGTGCCCCTCAAATCCGCAGACGCTTTGTTGATATGGAGTTAGGTCAAATTCAGCCTAAATATATCTATCATTTAGGGCAGTATCAAAAAGTTCTTAAGCAACGAAACTATTTACTAAAGCAGCTGCAGCGACGTAGAGAACAAGATAGAACGATGCTGCAAGTGTTGACAGAGCAATTGGTAGAACACGCTGCAACCCTATTGGAAAGACGGTTTGTTTTTATAGATTTATTACAAAAATGGGCAAGTCCGATCCATCATGGGATCAGCAGACAACTGGAGGATTTGGAATTAAGATATTCTCCAACAATAGAAGTATCAGAAGCTGCTGATAGGGAGAAAATAGTAACAGCATATCTCGAAAAGTTTTATGAAATACAAGAAAAAGAGATTGAGCGTGGGACCACATTAATTGGACCGCATCGTGACGATCTCCTCTTTTACGTGAATAAGAAAAATGTTCAAGTATATGGCTCCCAAGGGCAACAGCGAACCACAGCCTTATCTGTGAAACTGGCAGAAATTGAATTAATTTACAATGAAGTCGGTGAATACCCTGTTCTTCTATTGGACGATGTACTAAGTGAATTGGATGATTATCGGCAGTCTCATTTACTGAATACGATCCAGGGTAAGGTACAAACCTTTGTTTCTACAACAAGTGTTGATGGGATTAACCATCAAACGTTGGAAAAGGCAGAGTTATTTAAGGTGAGAGACGGTATAGTAGACACATAA
- the remB gene encoding extracellular matrix regulator RemB yields the protein MFIHLGNDTVIRSEEVVAIIDFNLISSSTIMEEMMDHATKQKIVSGPVSEAKSVMITTSKIYYSSLSVSTLKKRASMISTISKVDDFSDEIKELELEED from the coding sequence ATGTTTATTCATTTAGGTAATGATACGGTTATCAGATCAGAGGAAGTAGTTGCAATTATAGATTTTAATCTAATTTCCTCTTCAACGATTATGGAAGAAATGATGGATCATGCCACTAAACAGAAAATAGTCAGTGGGCCAGTGTCAGAAGCAAAATCGGTCATGATTACGACAAGCAAGATTTACTATAGCTCTCTATCTGTTTCTACACTAAAGAAACGCGCCAGTATGATCTCAACAATTAGTAAAGTCGATGATTTTTCAGATGAAATAAAAGAATTAGAGTTAGAGGAAGATTGA
- the gyrB gene encoding DNA topoisomerase (ATP-hydrolyzing) subunit B, which yields MSMEDKIMNEQAYDADQIQVLEGLEAVRKRPGMYIGSTSEKGLHHLVWEIVDNSIDEALAGYCDHIQVIIEEDNSITVKDNGRGIPVGIQKKTGRPALEVIMTVLHAGGKFGGGGYKVSGGLHGVGASVVNALSTRMEVHVHLDNKIHFLAFEKGVPQGEIEVVGETDVTGTTVHFIPDPEIFTETTEYQFDILAQRLRELAFLNKGITITIEDKRTGDEPVSYYYEGGISSYVEYINRTKEVLHAPFYSEGEEEGISVEVAIQYNDGFSSNLYSFANNIHTYEGGTHESGFRTGLTRVINDYARKNNLFKENDPNLSGEDVREGLTAIVSVKHPDPQFEGQTKTKLGNSEVRSVTDSIFSETFSKFLFENPNVGKIIVEKGLMASRARMAAKKARELTRRKSALEISNLPGKLADCSSKDAKISELYIVEGDSAGGSAKQGRDRHFQAILPLKGKILNVEKARLDKILSNNEVRAMITALGTGIAEDFDITKARYHKIVIMTDADVDGAHIRTLLLTFFYRYMRPLIEHGYVYIAQPPLYKVQQGKVVHYAYNDKEMERILDELPKAPKPGLQRYKGLGEMNASQLWETTMDPENRLLLQVDLSDAIDADQVFDVLMGDKVEPRRNFIQDNAQYVKNLDI from the coding sequence ATGTCAATGGAAGACAAAATTATGAATGAACAAGCATATGATGCGGATCAAATTCAAGTCTTAGAAGGCTTGGAAGCAGTACGGAAGAGACCTGGTATGTATATTGGTTCAACTAGTGAGAAGGGGCTTCACCATCTCGTATGGGAAATTGTTGATAACAGTATTGATGAGGCTCTTGCAGGTTATTGTGACCATATCCAGGTTATCATAGAAGAAGATAACAGTATTACGGTAAAAGATAATGGACGTGGAATCCCTGTTGGTATTCAGAAAAAAACAGGTAGACCTGCTCTTGAAGTTATTATGACCGTACTCCATGCAGGCGGTAAATTTGGCGGAGGCGGCTACAAGGTTTCCGGTGGTCTTCATGGTGTAGGTGCATCTGTAGTTAATGCTCTTTCCACTCGTATGGAGGTACATGTCCATTTAGATAACAAAATCCACTTTCTAGCTTTTGAAAAAGGAGTTCCTCAAGGGGAAATTGAAGTTGTCGGCGAAACAGATGTTACTGGTACGACCGTTCACTTTATACCTGACCCGGAGATTTTTACTGAAACAACCGAATATCAATTTGATATTTTGGCCCAGCGATTGAGAGAGCTGGCGTTTTTAAATAAAGGGATTACGATAACGATTGAGGACAAGCGTACGGGTGATGAGCCAGTCAGCTATTATTATGAGGGCGGAATCAGTTCGTATGTAGAGTATATAAACCGCACAAAAGAAGTACTTCATGCACCGTTTTATTCGGAAGGTGAAGAAGAAGGAATATCTGTAGAAGTAGCTATTCAGTATAACGATGGTTTTTCCAGCAATCTTTACTCGTTTGCCAATAACATTCATACGTATGAAGGCGGTACACATGAATCAGGCTTCCGTACTGGACTAACCCGTGTGATTAATGACTATGCAAGAAAAAACAATTTATTTAAAGAGAATGATCCTAACTTATCCGGTGAAGATGTACGTGAAGGCTTAACTGCGATCGTTTCCGTCAAACATCCGGATCCGCAATTTGAAGGACAGACAAAGACAAAACTTGGTAACAGTGAAGTTCGTTCTGTAACAGATTCCATATTCAGTGAAACATTTTCTAAATTCCTTTTTGAAAATCCTAACGTAGGAAAGATTATTGTGGAAAAAGGTCTGATGGCTTCCAGAGCTCGTATGGCTGCTAAAAAAGCAAGGGAATTAACAAGGAGAAAGAGTGCCTTAGAGATATCCAATCTACCAGGTAAGCTTGCTGATTGTTCTTCAAAGGACGCTAAGATCAGCGAACTTTACATTGTAGAGGGTGACTCAGCAGGTGGGTCTGCGAAGCAGGGACGTGACCGTCATTTTCAGGCGATCCTTCCGTTAAAGGGTAAAATCCTTAATGTGGAAAAAGCCCGATTGGATAAAATTCTCTCCAACAATGAAGTTAGAGCGATGATTACTGCACTTGGAACTGGAATAGCAGAAGACTTTGATATTACAAAAGCCAGATACCACAAAATTGTTATTATGACAGATGCTGATGTTGATGGAGCCCATATACGGACATTACTATTAACCTTTTTCTATCGCTATATGCGTCCATTGATTGAGCATGGATATGTATATATTGCTCAACCACCTCTTTATAAAGTGCAACAAGGTAAGGTAGTACATTATGCGTACAACGATAAAGAAATGGAACGTATCCTGGATGAGTTGCCTAAAGCTCCAAAGCCTGGCTTACAGCGTTATAAAGGTCTTGGAGAAATGAATGCTTCCCAGCTTTGGGAGACTACAATGGATCCTGAGAACCGTCTGTTACTTCAGGTTGATCTATCAGATGCCATTGACGCAGACCAGGTATTTGATGTGCTTATGGGGGATAAGGTAGAGCCTCGTAGGAATTTCATTCAAGACAATGCCCAATATGTTAAGAATTTAGATATATAA
- the gyrA gene encoding DNA gyrase subunit A: MADQQRPNVQEINISQEMRTSFLDYAMSVIVSRALPDVRDGLKPVHRRILYAMNDLGMHADKAYKKSARIVGEVIGKYHPHGDSAVYEAMVRMAQDFSYRNMLVDGHGNFGSVDGDSAAAMRYTEARMSKISMELLRDINKDTIGYQDNYDGSEREPVVFPARFPNLLVNGAAGIAVGMATNIPPHNLGETIDAVLAVSRNPEITIDELMEDYIHGPDFPTSGEILGRSGIRKAYETGKGSITIRAKVHIEEKANGKSTIIATELPYQVNKAKLIEKIAELVRDKRIDGITDLRDESDRNGLRVVMELRRDVNANVVLNNLYKHTALQTSFGINLLALVDGQPKVLTIKQCLEHYLDHQIVIIKRRTAFELRKAEARAHILEGLRIALDHLDEVISLIRNSKTADIARNGLMEKFELSEKQAQAILDMRLQRLTGLEREKIENEYNELLQLIEELKAILADEEKVLEIIREELTEIKERFNDPRRTDIVLGGADFFEDEDLIPEENIVITLTHQGYIKRLPSSTYRTQKRGGRGIQGMGTNEDDFVEHLVSTSTHDTVLFFTNKGKVYKAKGYEVPEFSRTAKGIPIINMLQVEKGEWVNAVISVNEFSDDNYLFFTTKHGISKRTTLTQFANIRKGGLIAVGLRDEDELISVRLTDGKQDIMIATKNGYLIRFEEEQIRSMGRTAAGVKGISLRDGDEVVSMEILQEDSNILHVTNKGYGKQTPENEYRRTNRGGKGVFTCNLTEKTGLVVAVKAVSGDEDLMMITVAGVLIRIPVKDISETGRNTMGVRLIRLQENEEVATVASVDADDEEEETVESLEETTDENTENPEETTGENTVETDENTEE; this comes from the coding sequence ATGGCTGATCAACAGCGTCCAAATGTACAAGAAATTAATATTAGTCAGGAAATGCGGACATCTTTTCTGGACTATGCGATGAGTGTTATTGTATCACGTGCCTTGCCAGACGTACGTGATGGTCTGAAACCCGTTCATCGTAGAATATTATATGCAATGAACGATTTAGGTATGCATGCAGATAAAGCATATAAAAAATCTGCCCGTATCGTCGGAGAGGTAATTGGTAAGTACCATCCACATGGAGACTCTGCGGTTTATGAAGCAATGGTACGGATGGCTCAAGATTTCAGTTACCGAAATATGCTCGTGGACGGTCATGGTAATTTTGGTTCTGTAGATGGTGACTCAGCTGCAGCTATGCGTTATACAGAAGCTAGAATGTCTAAAATCTCCATGGAACTTTTACGGGATATAAATAAAGATACCATTGGTTATCAAGATAATTATGATGGATCAGAACGAGAGCCGGTTGTATTTCCTGCTCGCTTCCCTAACTTGCTTGTAAACGGAGCTGCGGGTATTGCGGTTGGAATGGCAACAAACATCCCACCACATAACTTAGGTGAAACGATTGATGCCGTATTAGCGGTAAGTAGAAATCCGGAGATTACCATTGATGAATTGATGGAAGATTATATTCATGGACCAGACTTCCCAACATCGGGAGAGATCCTCGGTCGCAGCGGAATCCGTAAAGCATATGAAACTGGTAAAGGCTCGATTACGATTCGGGCAAAAGTTCATATTGAAGAAAAGGCGAATGGTAAATCTACTATTATCGCAACAGAGCTGCCATACCAGGTTAATAAAGCAAAACTAATTGAAAAGATTGCAGAGCTTGTCCGTGATAAGCGGATTGATGGGATTACTGATCTACGAGATGAATCAGACCGAAATGGTTTGCGGGTGGTCATGGAATTACGTCGTGATGTGAATGCGAATGTAGTGCTTAATAATCTATATAAACATACTGCTCTTCAAACTTCTTTTGGAATAAATCTATTGGCCTTAGTTGATGGACAGCCAAAAGTACTGACAATTAAACAGTGTCTGGAACATTATCTGGATCACCAGATTGTCATTATCAAGCGCAGAACGGCGTTTGAACTTCGTAAGGCAGAAGCAAGGGCGCATATTTTAGAAGGACTGCGTATAGCACTTGATCATTTGGATGAGGTTATTTCATTAATACGTAATTCTAAAACAGCTGATATTGCACGTAATGGACTTATGGAGAAATTCGAATTATCGGAAAAACAAGCACAGGCCATCCTGGATATGCGTTTACAACGGCTGACTGGGCTGGAGCGTGAGAAGATTGAAAATGAATATAATGAATTGCTTCAGTTAATAGAGGAATTAAAAGCTATTTTAGCGGATGAAGAAAAGGTATTGGAAATCATTCGTGAAGAGCTTACTGAAATTAAAGAACGATTTAACGACCCGCGCCGTACAGATATCGTATTAGGTGGAGCAGACTTCTTTGAAGATGAAGATCTTATTCCAGAAGAAAATATTGTTATCACATTAACACACCAAGGGTATATTAAACGTCTGCCTTCTTCCACGTACCGTACTCAGAAACGGGGCGGCCGAGGAATTCAGGGAATGGGAACAAATGAAGATGACTTTGTTGAACATTTAGTTTCTACTTCTACCCATGACACAGTGCTTTTCTTTACGAACAAAGGAAAGGTCTACAAGGCAAAAGGGTATGAAGTTCCTGAATTCAGCAGAACTGCAAAAGGGATACCGATTATTAACATGCTGCAAGTAGAAAAGGGAGAATGGGTTAATGCTGTAATTTCTGTGAATGAATTCAGTGATGATAATTACCTGTTCTTTACAACCAAGCATGGTATTTCAAAACGTACAACACTAACACAATTTGCAAATATCCGTAAAGGTGGTTTAATCGCTGTTGGGTTGCGTGATGAAGATGAATTAATCTCTGTTCGTCTGACAGATGGTAAGCAGGATATTATGATTGCTACGAAAAATGGATATCTTATTCGCTTTGAAGAGGAACAAATCCGCTCCATGGGAAGAACAGCTGCAGGTGTTAAAGGAATTTCTTTACGTGATGGAGATGAAGTAGTTTCTATGGAAATACTCCAAGAGGATTCCAACATCTTACATGTAACAAATAAAGGATATGGTAAACAGACACCTGAAAACGAATATCGCAGAACCAATCGAGGCGGTAAAGGGGTCTTTACTTGTAATTTAACAGAAAAAACGGGCCTCGTTGTTGCTGTTAAGGCTGTATCTGGTGATGAAGACTTGATGATGATTACGGTTGCTGGAGTTCTGATTCGTATTCCTGTAAAAGATATATCTGAAACTGGCAGAAACACAATGGGAGTCCGCCTTATTCGTTTACAGGAAAATGAGGAGGTTGCCACTGTAGCTAGTGTGGATGCCGATGATGAAGAAGAAGAAACTGTAGAGAGTCTGGAAGAAACAACAGATGAAAATACAGAGAATCCAGAAGAAACAACAGGTGAAAATACAGTTGAAACAGATGAGAATACAGAAGAATAA
- a CDS encoding HD-GYP domain-containing protein, producing the protein MRVEPTQLVPGCVLVKGVKGKTNRDLIPQKTTLTEEHITVLKKFLVPSVEVAARLATGEMFEPSSILRQEEPAKEKTSNIESNTQLSVKDLYNQTVQEFKKLFAGWQNGVPLDLPSVRKLMIPLLERLDEWNNEVFSLSNLAIRKDYFYHHCVAVGIISAYIGKKMGYHPGEFLQIGLAGFLSDSGMAKIDPAIIVKKGSLTHAEMASIKKHPTYSYRFVENSSMLTKQVKLAILQHHERMDGSGYPLGLTQKKIHMYARIIAVADQYHAMTCSRPYQEGQSSFHVVEQLQKDQYLKLDPRVVHTFMEGIANFSNGSRVQLSDLRTGEIVFIEPNQPTRPIVKIDGTEELISLQNNPSLYIEAILSNQTIS; encoded by the coding sequence ATGCGAGTAGAACCAACTCAGCTGGTGCCAGGTTGTGTCTTAGTTAAAGGGGTAAAAGGTAAAACAAACAGGGATCTCATACCACAAAAAACAACACTGACAGAAGAACATATTACCGTTTTAAAAAAATTCCTTGTCCCGTCGGTAGAAGTAGCTGCAAGGCTTGCGACTGGCGAAATGTTTGAGCCATCCTCCATATTAAGACAAGAAGAACCAGCAAAAGAAAAAACAAGTAATATAGAAAGTAATACACAGCTTTCTGTTAAAGATCTTTATAATCAGACGGTCCAAGAATTTAAAAAGTTATTTGCAGGGTGGCAGAATGGGGTCCCACTTGATCTCCCTTCCGTCCGTAAATTAATGATTCCACTGTTGGAACGCTTGGATGAGTGGAACAATGAGGTCTTCTCTCTCAGCAATCTGGCGATAAGAAAGGATTATTTCTATCATCATTGTGTTGCAGTCGGGATTATTTCTGCTTATATAGGGAAAAAAATGGGATATCATCCCGGGGAATTTCTGCAAATTGGATTGGCAGGTTTTTTAAGTGATAGCGGCATGGCAAAGATAGATCCAGCTATCATAGTAAAAAAAGGCTCACTAACACATGCAGAAATGGCTTCAATCAAGAAGCACCCCACTTACTCCTATCGATTTGTTGAGAATAGTTCTATGCTTACAAAACAAGTGAAATTGGCCATTTTACAACATCATGAACGAATGGATGGCAGTGGATATCCGCTTGGCCTAACGCAAAAGAAAATCCATATGTATGCAAGGATTATTGCTGTTGCAGATCAATATCATGCAATGACCTGTTCCCGTCCATATCAGGAGGGTCAATCCTCCTTTCATGTTGTGGAGCAATTGCAAAAGGACCAGTACTTGAAGCTTGATCCACGAGTAGTACATACATTTATGGAGGGAATAGCTAACTTTTCGAATGGATCCAGGGTCCAATTATCTGATTTACGAACAGGTGAAATTGTGTTTATTGAGCCTAATCAGCCTACACGTCCAATCGTAAAAATAGATGGTACGGAGGAATTAATTTCATTACAGAATAACCCCTCCCTCTATATAGAAGCTATCCTAAGTAATCAAACTATATCTTAG
- a CDS encoding YaaC family protein, which produces MNEINTFLTYLQSQQTAQKYLHQCYQHLEDTDAQNRSYENCNTFIYYLDHGQRFYENGRKADPLLQPVLYFYGMVHLVKACLLTNRPYYPESAALLAHGVTARKRKKKNYSFLKDEVKIQHNGLYPYFSEHLFSHKKHPFEKRSMESLLALLPEMIPLFDLQKKVELLPVGKLYSNLLQFPTTILDSYHLTEKAFINKISGYVPDMKYVDTDDNYIRIELTAPIKEADGPFYANRADSQLFFPSRREQFLPIPEVMIHYLILYNLSMLCRYEAEWWGDLFSTKPEIDYPFIRCFLQLTADKIPFLLGKYLYALH; this is translated from the coding sequence ATGAATGAAATAAATACTTTTTTAACTTATTTGCAATCACAGCAGACAGCCCAGAAATACTTACACCAATGTTATCAGCATTTGGAAGATACAGATGCACAGAATAGGAGCTATGAAAACTGTAATACATTTATTTATTATTTAGATCATGGCCAGCGATTTTATGAAAATGGGCGCAAGGCAGATCCATTATTACAACCCGTTTTGTATTTTTATGGAATGGTCCATTTAGTAAAAGCCTGTTTGTTAACAAATAGACCCTATTATCCAGAATCAGCTGCCTTATTGGCACATGGGGTGACCGCAAGAAAACGTAAAAAGAAAAATTACTCCTTTTTAAAAGATGAAGTAAAAATACAGCATAATGGCTTGTATCCTTACTTCTCCGAGCATCTCTTCTCTCATAAAAAACATCCGTTTGAGAAAAGGAGCATGGAATCATTACTTGCCTTATTACCGGAAATGATTCCTTTATTTGATTTACAAAAAAAAGTAGAGCTTCTCCCTGTTGGAAAACTCTACTCCAATTTATTGCAATTTCCGACTACCATTTTGGATAGCTATCATTTGACGGAGAAGGCTTTTATAAATAAGATTTCCGGCTATGTACCTGATATGAAATATGTAGATACAGATGATAACTATATTCGTATTGAACTAACCGCTCCTATAAAAGAAGCCGATGGACCGTTTTATGCCAATAGGGCGGATTCCCAGCTTTTCTTCCCCAGCAGAAGAGAACAATTTCTGCCTATACCAGAAGTAATGATTCATTATCTGATTTTATATAATCTAAGTATGTTATGCAGATATGAAGCGGAGTGGTGGGGTGATTTATTTTCGACCAAACCGGAAATCGATTATCCTTTTATTCGCTGTTTTCTCCAGTTGACAGCAGATAAAATCCCTTTTCTCCTAGGAAAATATCTTTATGCATTACATTAA
- the guaB gene encoding IMP dehydrogenase produces the protein MRADKFAKEGLTFDDVLLMPAKSEVLPKDVKVGTRLTANLKLNMPLLSAGMDTVTEAEMAIAMARQGGLGIIHKNMSIEEQAEQVDRVKRSESGVITNPFFLTPEHQVYDAEHLMGKFRISGVPIVNSFEEQQLVGILTNRDLRFIQDYSIAISEVMTSEKLVTAPVGTTLEEAEKLLQQYKIEKLPLVDERNVLKGLITIKDIEKVIEFPNSAKDVHGRLLAGAAVGVTGDAMKRIEKLVDAGVDVIVIDTAHGHSQGVIEQVKAVRKTYPELDIIAGNVATAEATVELIQAGASIVKVGIGPGSICTTRVVAGVGVPQITAVHDCAEAASSYGVPVIADGGIKYSGDIVKALAAGAHAVMLGSMFAGVSESPGETEIFQGRQYKVYRGMGSVGAMKAGSKDRYFQESSEAKKLVPEGIEGRVAYKGPLADTVHQLLGGLRAGMGYCGTESIEALRNDARFIRITNAGLRESHPHDVQITKEAPNYSV, from the coding sequence ATGAGAGCAGACAAATTTGCAAAAGAAGGTCTAACATTTGATGATGTTTTACTAATGCCAGCTAAATCGGAAGTACTTCCAAAGGATGTAAAGGTTGGTACAAGGTTAACTGCAAACCTTAAACTGAACATGCCATTGCTTAGTGCGGGAATGGATACAGTCACGGAAGCGGAAATGGCAATTGCAATGGCACGCCAGGGTGGATTAGGTATTATTCATAAAAATATGTCCATTGAGGAACAGGCAGAACAAGTTGATAGAGTAAAACGTTCAGAAAGCGGCGTTATTACGAATCCATTTTTCTTAACCCCTGAACATCAAGTTTATGATGCAGAACACTTAATGGGCAAATTCCGTATCTCTGGCGTTCCTATAGTGAATTCATTTGAGGAACAGCAATTGGTGGGAATTTTGACAAATCGCGATCTTCGTTTTATTCAAGATTATTCCATCGCCATTTCCGAAGTGATGACGAGTGAAAAGCTTGTCACTGCACCTGTAGGGACAACCTTAGAGGAAGCAGAAAAACTCCTTCAGCAATATAAAATTGAAAAGTTACCATTAGTGGATGAGCGAAATGTACTTAAAGGATTAATAACCATTAAGGATATAGAAAAAGTCATTGAATTTCCTAACTCCGCGAAAGATGTCCATGGCAGATTATTAGCAGGAGCAGCCGTTGGTGTTACTGGAGATGCGATGAAACGTATTGAAAAGCTTGTGGATGCAGGTGTAGACGTTATTGTAATTGACACAGCTCACGGACATTCTCAAGGAGTAATTGAGCAGGTCAAAGCCGTACGGAAAACATATCCGGAGCTGGACATTATTGCAGGAAATGTAGCTACTGCTGAAGCAACCGTGGAATTGATTCAAGCTGGTGCTTCCATTGTAAAAGTAGGTATTGGACCTGGTTCCATCTGTACAACACGTGTTGTGGCAGGTGTTGGTGTACCACAAATTACTGCTGTTCATGATTGTGCAGAAGCAGCATCCTCTTATGGTGTACCGGTTATTGCAGATGGAGGAATTAAGTATTCTGGAGATATTGTAAAAGCATTGGCTGCCGGAGCTCATGCAGTAATGCTCGGAAGTATGTTTGCAGGTGTGAGTGAAAGCCCGGGAGAAACGGAAATCTTCCAAGGAAGACAGTACAAGGTGTATCGAGGAATGGGTTCTGTTGGTGCTATGAAAGCAGGCTCCAAAGATCGTTACTTCCAGGAATCATCTGAGGCTAAAAAACTCGTACCTGAAGGCATCGAAGGAAGAGTAGCCTACAAAGGACCACTTGCTGACACTGTTCATCAATTACTAGGTGGTTTACGTGCAGGTATGGGCTATTGTGGAACAGAGTCCATTGAGGCATTACGTAATGATGCACGATTTATTCGAATTACAAATGCAGGCCTTCGCGAAAGTCATCCACATGACGTACAAATAACGAAGGAAGCACCAAACTATTCTGTTTAG